From the Micromonospora sediminicola genome, one window contains:
- a CDS encoding metallophosphoesterase yields the protein MRKRTLFRLAAGTAAVGAATLAYASLVERNLFTLRRYDVPVLPTDAEPLRVLHLSDLHMMPGQRRKQDWVASLAALDPDLVVVTGDNMADPKAVPGVLRALQPLLDLPGAFVFGSNDYTGPVLKNPFTYFLPNREYTEGVALPYQELRDILTGAGWADLNNARTTLKAGGREIELVGVDDPHIERDDYDAVAGPVGDSAALSIALAHSPEPAVLDRMAADGFGLLLAGHTHGGQVCVPGYGALVTNCGLPRSMARGLHRWPASDSWLHVSAGLGTHPTAPVRFACPPEASILTLISR from the coding sequence ATGCGAAAGCGCACACTATTCCGGCTCGCGGCCGGGACCGCCGCCGTCGGCGCGGCCACCCTGGCATACGCGTCGCTCGTCGAGCGCAACCTGTTCACCCTCCGCCGGTACGACGTGCCGGTGCTCCCGACCGACGCCGAACCGCTGCGCGTGCTCCACCTGTCGGACCTGCACATGATGCCCGGCCAGCGCCGCAAGCAGGACTGGGTGGCCTCGCTGGCCGCGCTCGACCCGGACCTGGTGGTGGTCACCGGCGACAACATGGCCGACCCGAAGGCGGTGCCCGGCGTGCTGCGCGCCCTGCAACCCCTGCTCGACCTGCCCGGCGCCTTCGTCTTCGGCTCCAACGACTACACCGGGCCGGTGCTGAAGAACCCGTTCACCTACTTCCTGCCCAACCGGGAGTACACCGAGGGCGTGGCACTGCCGTACCAGGAACTGCGCGACATCCTCACCGGCGCCGGCTGGGCCGACCTGAACAACGCCCGCACCACGCTCAAGGCCGGCGGCCGGGAGATCGAACTGGTCGGGGTGGACGACCCGCACATCGAGCGGGACGACTACGACGCCGTGGCCGGTCCGGTCGGCGACTCCGCCGCGCTGTCGATCGCCCTGGCGCACTCGCCGGAACCGGCGGTACTGGACCGGATGGCCGCCGACGGCTTCGGACTGCTGCTCGCCGGGCACACCCACGGCGGGCAGGTCTGCGTGCCCGGGTACGGCGCGCTGGTGACCAACTGCGGGCTGCCCCGGTCGATGGCGCGCGGGCTGCACCGCTGGCCCGCCTCGGACTCCTGGCTGCACGTCTCTGCCGGCCTGGGCACCCACCCCACCGCCCCGGTCCGCTTCGCCTGCCCGCCCGAGGCGAGCATCCTGACCCTGATCTCCCGCTGA
- a CDS encoding site-specific integrase has translation MTTRRARGEGGLHWDESRQRWIATVTVGYTPAGKRIVRKGSGKTKTEARTKLREKIRDYEDGLAIAEHHYTVTEAVTDWLTYGLNGRSDRTKTKCEILCRTHILPALGARKLRELRAQDVDRWLTDKAATLSTRTLRDLHGCLNRSVNRAMARDKVKRNVVALCSVPRGQEGRPSKSLTLDQAKAVLDAAEGTRLHAYVVLSLLTGARTEELRALTWDRVDLDGRADIDPPLPPSVQVWHSVRAGGDTKTKKSRRTLALPARCVSALALHCQRQDQERKTAGKDWHALGLVFATTVGTALDAANVRRAFRRVVTLAGMDPAAWTPRELRHSFVSLLSDSGVSLEAIADLCGHSGTTVTEKVYRHQLRPVMLQGAAVMDRIFAPTAEA, from the coding sequence ATGACCACCCGCCGCGCCCGAGGAGAAGGCGGCCTGCACTGGGACGAATCCCGGCAACGCTGGATCGCCACCGTCACCGTCGGCTACACCCCGGCCGGCAAGCGCATCGTGCGCAAAGGCAGCGGCAAGACCAAGACCGAAGCCCGCACCAAACTGCGGGAGAAGATCCGCGACTACGAAGACGGGCTCGCCATCGCCGAGCACCACTACACCGTCACCGAAGCCGTCACTGACTGGCTCACCTACGGACTCAACGGCCGATCAGATCGCACCAAGACCAAGTGCGAGATCCTGTGCCGAACCCACATCCTCCCGGCGTTGGGCGCTCGGAAGCTGCGCGAGCTTCGCGCCCAGGACGTCGACCGGTGGCTGACCGACAAGGCCGCCACCCTTAGCACCCGGACTCTCCGCGATCTGCACGGGTGCCTCAACCGCTCGGTCAACCGAGCCATGGCCCGGGACAAGGTGAAGCGCAACGTCGTCGCGCTGTGCTCCGTCCCGCGCGGCCAGGAGGGCCGGCCCTCCAAGTCCCTGACTCTCGATCAGGCCAAGGCGGTCCTCGATGCTGCGGAGGGGACCCGGCTGCACGCCTACGTCGTGCTCTCGCTGCTGACCGGCGCGCGTACCGAGGAGTTGCGCGCCCTGACGTGGGATCGCGTGGACCTGGATGGCCGAGCCGACATCGATCCGCCGCTGCCGCCCTCCGTGCAGGTGTGGCACTCCGTCCGGGCTGGCGGCGACACCAAGACCAAGAAATCCCGACGCACCCTGGCATTGCCTGCCCGGTGTGTCTCCGCGCTGGCCTTGCACTGTCAGCGTCAGGACCAGGAGCGCAAGACTGCCGGCAAGGACTGGCATGCGCTCGGACTGGTCTTCGCCACCACGGTCGGCACTGCCCTTGATGCGGCCAACGTCCGCCGGGCCTTCCGCCGCGTGGTCACCCTGGCCGGCATGGATCCGGCCGCCTGGACTCCTCGTGAGTTGCGGCACAGCTTCGTGTCGCTGCTTTCCGACAGTGGGGTCAGCCTGGAAGCCATCGCCGACCTGTGCGGCCACTCGGGCACCACTGTCACGGAGAAGGTCTACCGTCACCAGCTCCGGCCGGTGATGCTCCAGGGCGCGGCGGTCATGGATCGCATCTTTGCGCCGACTGCTGAGGCGTAG
- a CDS encoding sigma-70 family RNA polymerase sigma factor, producing the protein MAISPHDLAGIQDPGERARTASDLIDEHQAAVNELSRLRREALDEMVSQGMTHAQIAQVVGMTRARVGQLLSSGPRPERVMLGTGPLTVAVGGKFEAGKKDPYAVVSAEMLAAYEKLSNLARGLGLKTEYEVVPPPGMVDLNRTNLVVVGSPRILPFVGQVLASDPKLGFGKDDGGVYLVNHQTGEEFRSPSDSGEPVDYGYIGRLPRPDGRGTFLYLAGIHAMGTLGVAQYLEDHLDELYREVKNRRFSLLVSCTYDRAKRAVTKVGALTPIYRSEGVA; encoded by the coding sequence GTGGCGATCAGCCCGCATGACCTGGCCGGCATCCAAGATCCCGGCGAGAGAGCGCGTACGGCTAGCGACCTGATCGATGAGCACCAGGCGGCGGTCAACGAGCTGTCGCGGCTGCGACGCGAGGCGCTGGACGAGATGGTGTCGCAGGGGATGACGCACGCACAGATCGCCCAAGTCGTCGGCATGACCCGCGCCCGAGTGGGGCAACTCCTGTCGTCTGGACCTCGCCCGGAACGGGTGATGCTCGGAACCGGCCCTCTCACGGTTGCCGTAGGTGGGAAGTTCGAGGCGGGCAAGAAGGACCCGTACGCGGTCGTCTCTGCGGAAATGCTGGCCGCCTACGAGAAGCTGTCGAACCTCGCCCGGGGGCTCGGCTTGAAGACGGAGTACGAGGTGGTGCCACCACCGGGCATGGTCGACCTGAACCGAACTAACCTGGTGGTGGTCGGCAGTCCTCGGATCCTGCCGTTTGTCGGGCAGGTGCTCGCTTCCGATCCGAAGCTCGGCTTTGGCAAGGACGACGGCGGCGTCTACCTGGTGAACCATCAGACCGGCGAGGAGTTCCGTTCTCCCTCCGACAGTGGCGAGCCGGTTGACTACGGATACATCGGCCGGCTGCCCCGTCCCGATGGGCGGGGTACGTTCCTGTACCTCGCCGGTATCCACGCGATGGGCACTCTCGGCGTCGCGCAGTACCTGGAAGACCACCTGGACGAGCTGTACCGAGAGGTGAAAAACCGCCGGTTCTCCCTGCTGGTGAGCTGCACGTACGACCGGGCGAAGAGGGCCGTAACGAAGGTCGGCGCGCTGACGCCGATCTACCGCAGCGAGGGCGTGGCCTGA
- a CDS encoding GatB/YqeY domain-containing protein: protein MSTLKDRLTADMRAALKARDELTTSTLRMALAAVGTAEVAGREKRELSDDEVLAVLTKEAKKRREAATAFADAGRAEQAGKETAEGEVLERYLPKQLSDEELAGLVSGALAAGGFTGKAQMGPAMKAAQGAVAGRAEGGRVAAEVRRQLGL from the coding sequence ATGAGCACGCTGAAGGACCGTCTCACCGCCGACATGCGCGCCGCCCTGAAGGCGCGCGACGAGCTGACCACCTCCACGCTGCGGATGGCCCTCGCGGCCGTCGGCACCGCCGAGGTCGCCGGCCGGGAAAAGCGCGAGCTCAGCGACGACGAGGTGCTCGCGGTGCTGACCAAGGAAGCGAAGAAGCGGCGCGAGGCGGCGACCGCCTTCGCCGACGCCGGGCGCGCCGAGCAGGCCGGCAAGGAGACCGCCGAGGGTGAGGTGCTGGAGCGCTACCTGCCGAAGCAGCTCTCCGACGAGGAGCTGGCCGGGCTGGTCTCGGGGGCGCTCGCCGCGGGCGGCTTCACCGGCAAGGCGCAGATGGGCCCGGCCATGAAGGCGGCCCAGGGCGCGGTGGCCGGCCGGGCCGAGGGCGGCCGGGTCGCCGCCGAGGTACGCCGCCAGCTCGGCCTCTGA
- a CDS encoding helix-turn-helix domain-containing protein, whose product MTATSIRHPGTAFDTPTGAHSHLSLADLRPTTLRTVISPCNERLRETLLSLNESPADFAAKLGVDPKTVERWILNANRHPHPRTAYQAARLLDVDVTYLWPTIHGNRTSKIAGTDELTACWPGRATVPHDLWPRLFAEATRQVVIMGDFGLPDLIPNLPRLLVAKATRGVQVRVIVSDPHTATNPIDTARAIAAEATYLPLVDQGVTVARYPGHLSTTILRVDDDLIVRTGIDGCPAAFAPVIHLRALPNGPLSRLYLTSLDTITETAIPVTTTMRAVA is encoded by the coding sequence ATGACGGCCACGTCGATCCGCCACCCTGGAACGGCGTTCGACACGCCGACTGGTGCTCACTCGCACCTGTCCCTTGCTGATCTTCGGCCCACCACCCTGCGCACCGTTATCAGTCCCTGCAACGAACGGCTCCGCGAGACTCTGCTCTCGCTCAACGAGTCGCCGGCTGACTTCGCCGCCAAGCTCGGCGTGGATCCGAAGACCGTCGAACGGTGGATCCTTAACGCCAACCGTCACCCGCACCCGCGTACCGCCTACCAGGCCGCGCGACTGCTCGATGTTGACGTCACCTACCTGTGGCCCACCATCCACGGCAACCGCACCAGCAAGATCGCTGGCACCGACGAACTCACCGCCTGCTGGCCCGGCCGGGCCACGGTCCCGCACGACCTGTGGCCCCGCCTGTTCGCTGAGGCCACCCGGCAGGTCGTCATCATGGGCGACTTCGGGCTACCCGACCTCATCCCCAACCTGCCCCGTCTCCTGGTCGCCAAGGCCACCCGGGGCGTTCAAGTGAGGGTCATCGTCAGCGACCCGCACACCGCCACCAACCCCATCGACACGGCCCGCGCCATCGCGGCCGAGGCCACCTACCTGCCGCTGGTCGACCAGGGCGTCACGGTCGCCCGCTACCCCGGCCACCTGTCCACCACGATCTTGCGGGTCGATGACGACCTGATCGTGCGAACCGGCATCGACGGCTGCCCCGCCGCCTTCGCCCCGGTCATCCACCTGCGAGCCCTGCCGAACGGGCCGCTGTCCCGGCTGTACCTGACCAGCCTCGACACCATCACCGAAACCGCCATCCCCGTCACCACGACCATGCGGGCGGTGGCCTGA
- a CDS encoding helix-turn-helix domain-containing protein has protein sequence MPTTLTAPERKALYRIPEAMTLLSLSRSVIYEQIRSGRLRTVRQGRTRLVPAAAITAYVDLLELEATKGGTR, from the coding sequence TTGCCCACCACCCTGACCGCACCCGAGAGAAAGGCGCTCTACCGCATCCCCGAAGCCATGACCCTGCTCAGCCTGTCCCGCTCGGTCATCTACGAACAGATCCGCTCCGGCCGCCTGCGCACCGTTCGACAAGGCCGAACCCGCTTGGTGCCGGCCGCCGCGATCACCGCCTACGTCGACCTGCTCGAACTGGAAGCCACGAAAGGAGGCACCCGATGA
- a CDS encoding replication initiator, protein MAADLIAVVPDQRTTTGPGLRPHRISSSGSFLGRDESALLRAAGPDYFGWLEHVQAAAGCSHPIRLSGEIATVDRATGQLLTTTATADLPDGEIYKPCGNRRHAVCPSCARTYQRDAYQLLRAGLAGGKGIPDTVAGHPAVFVTLTAPSFGTVHTRAVKRHTCAGRRRCDCRAEPCHPRRATDPTARPCEHGQPTVCWARHEDDDPRLGQPLCLDCHDYAGQVVWNHSAPELWRRTSEGIRKRLHARARQLGLPPVVQVTDSGTVRRVAPVKPSFGKVAEMQRRAVVHYHAIIRLDGVDVDPDAIVPPVGLGVDDLAAAVKHAAATVAFTTRPHPTNPAGWHITWGDPDKGIDVRTITADGEVTDGKVAGYLAKYATKSTEATGHVSRRLDSDVIDLYANEHGTHPERLIDACWTIGQHRDWQMLRRWAHMLGFGGHFLTKSRRYSVTFRILRDARIIWRRTELGHEYAEQPEETTLIIGLLSYAGSGWRTTGDALLANTAAAMARERRETAREEFAAVA, encoded by the coding sequence GTGGCCGCTGACCTGATCGCCGTTGTCCCGGACCAGCGCACCACTACTGGTCCGGGGCTTCGGCCCCACCGCATCAGCTCGTCCGGGTCGTTCCTGGGCCGGGATGAGTCGGCGTTGCTGCGGGCTGCCGGACCGGACTACTTCGGGTGGTTGGAGCACGTCCAAGCCGCCGCGGGCTGCTCCCACCCGATCCGCCTGTCCGGGGAAATCGCCACCGTCGACCGCGCCACCGGGCAACTCCTGACCACGACTGCCACGGCCGACCTGCCGGACGGGGAGATCTACAAGCCGTGCGGCAACCGCCGTCACGCCGTCTGCCCGTCCTGCGCCCGCACCTACCAACGCGACGCCTACCAACTCCTGCGCGCCGGCCTCGCCGGCGGTAAGGGTATCCCTGACACCGTCGCCGGCCACCCGGCGGTGTTCGTCACCCTGACCGCACCGTCGTTCGGCACCGTGCACACCCGGGCCGTGAAGCGCCACACCTGCGCCGGCCGCCGCCGCTGCGACTGCCGGGCCGAACCCTGCCACCCCCGCCGCGCCACAGACCCCACCGCCCGCCCGTGCGAGCACGGGCAACCCACGGTGTGTTGGGCCCGGCACGAGGACGACGATCCCCGGCTCGGCCAGCCGTTGTGTCTGGACTGCCACGACTATGCCGGGCAGGTGGTGTGGAACCACTCCGCGCCGGAGTTGTGGCGCCGCACCAGCGAAGGCATCCGCAAACGCCTGCACGCCCGCGCCCGCCAGCTCGGTCTACCGCCGGTCGTCCAGGTGACCGACAGCGGCACGGTCCGCCGTGTAGCACCGGTCAAACCGTCGTTCGGGAAGGTCGCGGAGATGCAACGCCGGGCGGTCGTGCACTACCACGCGATCATCCGCCTCGACGGCGTCGACGTCGATCCTGACGCCATCGTGCCGCCGGTCGGCCTCGGCGTCGACGACCTGGCCGCCGCCGTGAAGCACGCCGCCGCGACTGTCGCGTTCACCACCCGCCCACACCCCACCAACCCGGCCGGGTGGCACATCACCTGGGGCGACCCAGACAAGGGCATCGACGTGCGCACCATCACCGCCGACGGCGAGGTCACCGACGGAAAAGTCGCCGGCTACCTCGCCAAGTACGCCACCAAGAGCACCGAGGCCACCGGGCACGTCTCCCGCCGCCTCGACAGCGACGTAATCGACCTCTACGCCAACGAGCACGGCACCCACCCCGAACGCCTCATCGACGCCTGCTGGACCATCGGCCAGCACCGCGACTGGCAGATGCTTCGACGCTGGGCGCACATGCTCGGCTTCGGCGGCCACTTCCTCACCAAGAGCCGCCGCTACTCCGTCACCTTCCGCATCCTCCGCGACGCCCGCATCATCTGGCGACGCACCGAACTCGGCCACGAATACGCCGAGCAACCCGAGGAAACGACCTTGATCATCGGCCTCCTGTCCTACGCCGGCTCCGGCTGGCGCACCACCGGAGACGCCCTCCTGGCTAACACCGCCGCCGCCATGGCCCGCGAGCGCCGCGAGACCGCACGAGAGGAGTTCGCCGCTGTCGCCTGA